TTTTCTGTTACCATAGTGAACGAGCAACAAAGTGGCAAACAAGGCAGCCTGTgtgagtttgtttttaaacattattatATTTGCAGCAttctgcctcctgccagcacaggagcagggccTGAAAGAGGGAATTTTGTGGTTGGAAGAGTCACCtattgctgcttctctcttgAGGAGGCCCAGGGAGATGTCCACGGGGATGCAGGGGTTGGTGAAGATGGTGGTGGTCTCTCCGTTGGCGGGCATGTAACAGCTGACATCTGCAATGGGAGCAGCCCCTGTCAGgcctgtggcagcaggaaaTGCTGCACCACAACAAAACCACTTCACTTCCAGTCCAAAGGGCCGTTAAAATTAACTGGGCTTAGTTAACATGTTAATTAGGATGTTGCAGACACCAGTTTTTTGAGGGTGTCTGTAAATTCCATCAGACCTAACCCTGCTGAGGGCCTGTGGGTTAAACACGTGACCTTCAGTGCTCTGCTGCCattccctgctcagcaccaccacACATGGGATACCTACGGAATTCCTGCtctattttctgcttcaggaaCTCCATTTTCTTGGCTTCCCCGTGGACCAGGAGCACGTTCCGAGGCTCAGCCTGGCGGATGAGCTGCATGATCCCCTTGGCATCTGCGTGGGCACTGAAGGACATGTACTCCACCTGCATCTTCACTtccagctggggaggagcagaaaGCATGGGATTTGGGGACTGGGAATGGCTTTGGCTCACAACAGCTTGTATAACATCCACAAGACAGACCCAGCCTCCTCTCTAAAGGGGGAAGGAGAACACCTAAATTGCCTTGAAGAAAAGCTTTCAGTAACTTACAGCCTCAAATTCCCCAATTCCACAGAATACTTGACACACATTTGCCAAAACAAATCAATACTTAAGGACAACTGGTATCATTTTATTACCCACATCTGcttaaaaatgtaacatttttacCTATTTGACTCATGGGGCTTTGTTATTAAACATTATAAATGTGCCCCATTAATGGCAGAAGACAACATGCTTGccaaggcaaaaaagaaaaaaaaatgagtccaagtccaaaaaaaaagttactttgaGGCATTTTCAGGGTTGGGTGCAGCATGATCCATGGTGTGTTAACTACCACCTTAAGTTTTGAAGGATTTCCCCCCAAGTGACCCTTCCCTTGGATTGAAAAATCCAACTTACAATTTGTCTGCCCTCCATCTCCAGCTTGCGCTGCCCGCTGAGGATCTTGTGGCCCACAGTCCCCTGCACGCAGTATCCAGGCATGATCACCTGGGATGGAAAACCAGGAATGTCACCCaactgcccctgccctgggcctggcacagctctcAACATCCAACCAGCCACAAATGCACAGTTTGGAGCTCGGGTGAGCTCTGGCCCCGGGCTGGGTCACGACAGAACTCGTGGCATTTAAAGCCCAGAGGCCGAGGAAAAGCTCTCCTGCAACCTCTGCCCTCGGTGCCACTGGCACAGCAACAGAAAGCATCACTCAGGGAAACAGTTTCTTACCATATTCTTCTCATTCCCTGCCCATTTCCTGAAGATTTGAAGGGACTGTCCTGCGTGAAGCATTCCAGGGGTTGCAAACACCACCTGGAATTCAAAGATACGCCGTGAATCATCACAGAAAAGGGGTTTTCCATTActtataatatataaatattctaaaTCTGTGCAGAAAATCCCCCCATGCCCATTACAGACACTTCATCAAATGGGgatttttgctattttatttttttccccactttgtCTAATTTTCACAGGAGCTGAACTGCTGTTTTAGGAAACGTTTGTGAGCAGTGTCTGCTGAAAACTCTGAATGGTTTTATCATCATAACTAATAAAccagtcagaaaaaaacccagcaatgCAAGATTGTGCTGTAAAGGATCTGTCACCTGAGCTACTTACAGAATATACTGTAAAGATGATGGTTTGAATCATGATGGATCCATCAGATTCAGTTTGAATCCATCAGATGTGAATCAGATCTGAATCTATCAGATCTATCTGATTATCAGATCAGATCCATCAGATCTGAGTCTATCAGATGTATAGACTATATAGAGATGCAAGTTTTTAATTTACTCTGGACATTTTACTTTTAgtaaaacaaagagagaaatatcTTTAATAGTTATAGAGATGGGTTGGCCATAAAAGGGTCTTAGGTGAGATTAACAGGATAGAGGAGGCTTGGGCTGCCTTGTTGATCCCAGACTGGTTAAAAGCagctccctgagcccccagctctgccctgttcCCTCCCTAACACCCACCTACCATGGGCCCTGGGTTGTCTGCAAAGGCCCTGTCGAAGGCTTTGATGTGTTTGAACTCAAACATGTTCCTCTGCACAAAGGTTTTCCGGATTTTCTGGTTAGTCCACGTGATGAAGAGCTTGTAATAATGGTTGGCCTTCTCTGTCAGTCCCGTGGAGAAGTAGATTGGAGCCTTCAAGTTCATCCTTTCCCTGTGGAAAGAAGTGTCCCAGAGAGCTGTGAGGGCCTAAGTGGGATCCTGGCTCTCCAGGCTGGAAGTCCAGAAGCTTCCTACCTTTCCAAATATTCACCAGACACAGGAGGATCCCAGAAACCTGCcaggagcacagaggaggaCAAAAAGGTACCTGCACAGAGACACTGCACTCACCAGAAAGTTTCCAGTAAAATGCAAAGTTCCTGGGCACGTCCAAGGGCAAAAACTGGGATAAGAACCTGCAACAGAGATGGGATTTAGCGTCTGGAAAACCCACACAGCCTCAAATTCACTGCAGGGGTGTTATTTCTGAACAAGTCCCTCAGTTCCCTCTCACTTTCTGATACTCTTTTCACTTCCCAGGAATGTGTTGTGCAGTTTGGAATGAATGAAAGGCACTGCCACCTGACCAGCACCTCTCTGGGTGGCATGGAAATGTCTTTATTAAACTACTTCCATCTTGGGAAGAAAGTAGTGCCTGAAAATAAGCAAGGCTGTGGGATCAGTTTTATTCCATCAGCTCTTACCATCCCAACCCATACAAATGACTGAAATGCCCACCCTGCTGATTCTaaaagttgttgtttttttttttcctggtaattatatttttgcttttgtataaAACAAGAAGTTTCAGCCTCTGCAAAGGAGCtttccagttttccatttcCACTGCTACTTcacaacacaaacacacacaaacctaaataaataaaactaaaagtaaataaataaaactaaaagtaaataaataaataaaactaaaagtaaataaataaataaaacggaagaaatacaaataaaactgaaggaatacaaataaaactgaaggaatacaaataaaactgaaggaatacaaataaaactgaagacatacaaataaaactgaagacatacaaataaaactgaagacatacaaataaaactgaagaaataccTAAGAAAAGCACATATAAAGAAATTATGGGTCACAGTTACCACTATCCCAGTTACCAGCCTGGGTGAGACCCCACTGTGCACACACTGAGGGGAGGTTTCTGTTCTCCCCTGGGTAACAGGAAACCAAACGGTTGAGAGCAACAGTTGTGGCATTATTTGTGGAGGTGGCCACTGTaccttccctcctctttccaCAGTCTCATGGACCTTCTTCAGGAAGTCTCTCTCCCTGCAGCGTTTGGAATCTCGGATGGTCGTGGCGTAGGTGGACTCGCTGATCAGCAGATCCGGGCGACACTTATCGATCCAGGCAGCCCTGGATGAAGGGGATGGAAGGAAAATCCAATTAGGAGCTGGCACTAATGACCTGCAGGTCTCAATAGCACTGCCTCCCCCATGTGCAGACAGGAAACAGGAGCACGGCTGTGCCTCGGCCTGCCCGAAGTCACTGGGAATTCTGGGGCAGCATCAGGacccctctctctctgcaggcacagctccttTAAATTAACCCAGCTCAAAACAGACACTACAGACCTTGAAAAGCAATACTGATCCAGTCCATTACctgttttaaatgcattaaaatgtgAAGCATGAGTACTACAAAACTCTCACATAtgctaagaaaaataaaacgAGTGTTAAACTTTGTGACTCGTACTCTCTTAGGAATTAAAAGCATGGAGAAGACACCATGAAATAACAGTTCAAACACTGAAGTCCCATTATTACACAGCcttaaaaatagattaataTGAGTTAAGATTCATAGAACAGATTAATATGAGAAGAAGATGACATTAAGGTCTGTCAGAATCAATGTAAACCCGTTCACCCTCACaatttaaaactgcatttatcTTTCCATCATTAAATGTTCCAGTCTCCTAAGAAAGAATCAAAGCTGATAAGCCCCTACTATTAACAGTCTGTGCTGAAATCTTCCtgtcagaaatatttgcaagtCATAGAAATATTTACAAGTCCTACTCACCCCAAGTGTCTGTCTGGTGTCATGTTATAATCACCCTGATGGAAGAAGAGAAATCCATTAATATTCTCAAGGTGATGTAGGGACCTAGAAGTATTgctgtgcatatatatatatatatcaatatCTTTGTATAATGTCTATGTAAGAGGCAAATGTGTATAAATCTGTGCATACTCACAGTGTACACAACTGACTCACATCCAACCTTGATCTGGAACATGGCAGCTCCAAGGACGTGGCCTGCATAGTATGCCTTGATCTCCAGCTCCTCATCCACCTGCCCCACCAGGCAAACACTCCATTAGTGCCAgcatttccaaataaaactgCCTGTTGCCTTCTGCAACAACCCTTGGTGTGACCAAAAAGTACCCAGAACTGACCCTTTACCTGCACTGTCTGGTGAAGGTGCACAGCCACCACCTTTTTCATGCAGTCTTTAATCATCTGGGAAGTGAAGAAGTTGGTTTCCCCTTTCTTGTCCACAGTTATTTTCCTGTAGTCCTCCAGGAGGATGGGGCAGATGGCCTTGGTGGGGTGTGTCATGTAGATGGGCCCATCATAACCCACCATCTCACTGAAATAGGGCAACGCTCCACAATGGTCCAAGTGGAAGTGGctgcaaacaagaaaacccacaaagaaTAAAGGAGGTGCTGCATAGAATTCAGCCTGGCTGGTGCTCTCACATCttgcttctgatttttaaagctCTGCACGGCACAGAGGAACCAGTCAAAACATGAGTGAGGGACCTGGAACATGTTTGGGTTGCAAGGGGCAGCCTAACAAAGcattcccatttcccactggggctgtgacagggaaggagctgcctcACCTGATGATCACACAGTCCAGGAAGTCAGTCAGCCTCCCATTCTGGGTGATGTAGGAAAAGTCAGGGAAGCGCCTCTGCGGacatgggaaaacagggaatcCATCAGGACACAAAGCCAGGCAATGCTGCATCACTGATccaacaaaacaacagaggGAGGGACCTGGAACACTGGGAATGTGCAGAAAGAGtcagaggggaaaggaggggagagcTGCCAGGGGACAGACAGGGAACTGGCCTTGGGTAAAGAAGAatcttcccccagagggtggttgggcactgcccaggctcctcagggcagtgggcacagccccaaggctgccagagctccaggagtgtttggacagtgctctgaGGGACaaggtgggattgttggggcgtctgtgcagggccaagagctgGACTGATGGTCCTTggggatcccttccagctcaggatattccatgattccatacACACACCTCTGTGTCACGTGAGATGAGCCAGGACACATTCAAGGAAAAATTACCAGAGTGGAACaatcctgctgggaagggcCAGGACACGTCCCCTCAGCCCATTCCTGCTCCCCACTGCACTCACATCATCGTTGTAGCCCATGTGCATCCCACAGTCCAGCATCACGTTCTTCCCAGCGATGGACACGAGGATACAGCTCCGTCCCAcatcctgcccagcccctggaCACAGGGAAAAGGCAAGTAAAACATCTCTGGGAACGTTTGCAATcctttcaaaacagaagcacTTAAAGGTCTGCACGAACTTCCTGCAGGTTGCAGCTACAGTTTCAAGTAAAACCGAAATAATCCTTTATCTGGAAAGGATTAACATgaacctcagctccctctggTGCTCTGCCCTCAGTGGAAGCTTCATTAAGCTTTAATTAAGTCCACATCAAGCCCAAAAATTATCCATCAGGATAAGGCAGttcccctgcccagcacagaaaCAGTGTCTGTGCAACCcataaaaatagattaaaaaaaaagaaagaaaagagaaagatttgcTTCCTGTGGCTCTTTACCACGGTAAGTGAACTAATGCTCTACAGTCCTGCACAACCCTACAGTGCCTTTACCAGAACACGTTAATTAATCCTCTAATCAAATGAGTTATGACTGTTCAGAGTCTTATTTGCTCGAAAGGCACACGGAGGGCAGTGAGAAGACAAGAACTGGACTGACAAGAAGCTGGCAGGAACCACAACTGTCCCACACATTACAGGTGCCACCAAGGCCAGTTTTCCGTGCCAACCTGACACATCTCACCCTCTAAATTCCAAATTCCACAGTGTTTGTGTTTCAGGATGGTTTTGGACTGGACTTACCCAAGGGGGTGACTTTGATCTCAGGCATTTTAGCAGAGTCCAGACCCCAAACCGCACAGGGAATCACTCCAGACGCTGCTCAGGGAGGGGCACGGGAAGAGAAGATCTCGTTGGTTTTGCAGGAGCCATTTCGACTGGTTTGCACAAGAGGGGGAAAGTATCTGGCACAAGACTCGGGCAGAGGCCAAACTCTTttctggagaaggggaaaagagatAGGAAAGGAGTCAAATGATAAACAAGTTACGGAAACTTGGCCCTGCCCGGGTTCGATATCCATCCCCATGGCTGGGAGCTGAGAAAAACACATAGACacaccaaacacacacagaaacacaccaaacacacacagaaacacacagaaacacacaaaccCGAACACAAACgcaaacagaaacacacaaacacacgaaaaccacacaaaaccaaacccacacgcagaaacacacaaaaaacacacGGAGacatgcaaacacacaaaaccaagcACAAGCACACACGCAGAAACACACAAAGCCAAACCCGCACGCATATAAGCACACGGAATCGTACGAAAGCACACAAAACTCACAAAAACCCACAGAGAACCACGCAGAAaccacccaaacccacccaaaccccgCGGCCGCGGCACTCCCGGCCCTCTGCCCTGACACCACCTCACTGCGCCTGCGCCGCCACCGCCCCGGCAGCTCGCGCCCCTGTGCCGCACCCAGCGCGGATTGGCCGCGCCGCGGTCACGCACCAGACGCTGATTGGTCCGCTGTCCGAGCCGCAGTGACGCATCGTAACCCGATTGGTTCGCTGGCAGAGCGCGGAGTCGGACCGCGCGCGGATTGGCCGCGCCGGGGGGgtggaagaaggaggaggaggaggaggaggaagcggCGCCGCGGGGCGATGGCGGCCGCGGGCGCGTTCAGCCTGAGGGAGGTTCTGGACGCCTTCCGGGGATGCGTGACCGAGCGGcgggaggtgctgctggagccctACCTGAGCGGCTGGTGGGGGCTCATCCGGTGAGTGCCCCCCGCGCACAGCGACTTTGGACGGGAGCGGGGAGTGACAGCGCACGGGGCGGCAGTGGCGGGTCAGCTGCTCCTTGAGGCGGGTGGGAACGTAAAAGAATTACAGTGTTAGGGCAGGAAGGGGAGCTCCCAcgggaaaaaaaatggttccTGGGGATGGATATCTGTGCGCAGCCCTGCGGCCTCCGGGGTAAGGAGGATGCGAGTCCAGGGGAAGCCACAGAGACGCTCCAAGGGctggaaccaggctgggagagctgggggggggttcacctggaggagagaaggctccagggagacctgagagtcccttgcagggcctaaaggggctccaggagagctggagagggactggggcaAGGGACGGAGGGACGGGAAACAGCGAATGGctccccactgccagagggcagggatagatgggatattgggaaggaattcttccttcctggcacaggttgcccaga
This genomic window from Chiroxiphia lanceolata isolate bChiLan1 chromosome 22, bChiLan1.pri, whole genome shotgun sequence contains:
- the INTS11 gene encoding integrator complex subunit 11 gives rise to the protein MPEIKVTPLGAGQDVGRSCILVSIAGKNVMLDCGMHMGYNDDRRFPDFSYITQNGRLTDFLDCVIISHFHLDHCGALPYFSEMVGYDGPIYMTHPTKAICPILLEDYRKITVDKKGETNFFTSQMIKDCMKKVVAVHLHQTVQVDEELEIKAYYAGHVLGAAMFQIKVGCESVVYTGDYNMTPDRHLGAAWIDKCRPDLLISESTYATTIRDSKRCRERDFLKKVHETVERGGKVLIPVFALGRAQELCILLETFWERMNLKAPIYFSTGLTEKANHYYKLFITWTNQKIRKTFVQRNMFEFKHIKAFDRAFADNPGPMVVFATPGMLHAGQSLQIFRKWAGNEKNMVIMPGYCVQGTVGHKILSGQRKLEMEGRQILEVKMQVEYMSFSAHADAKGIMQLIRQAEPRNVLLVHGEAKKMEFLKQKIEQEFHVSCYMPANGETTTIFTNPCIPVDISLGLLKREAAIGPVPDAKKPKLMHGTLLMKDNSFRLVSPEQALKELGLAEHQLRFTCRVHIQDPRKEHETVLRVYNHLKGVLKDYSVQHLPDGSITVESILIQATAHSEDQGTKVLLVSWTYQDEELGSYLTSLLKKGLPQSTS